Proteins found in one Crassostrea angulata isolate pt1a10 chromosome 3, ASM2561291v2, whole genome shotgun sequence genomic segment:
- the LOC128175187 gene encoding arrestin domain-containing protein 2-like isoform X1, protein MSGIAVTLELKGNNVFLAGERVQGTWFVNVNSAAPVKVNFITTYLIGATYVEWRETNYLRRDFEDDEFKTHELYTRQVTSHPVNGHGKQLAPGYYKYPFDYYIPKDNMHSSFEGHHGATRWFIKIEIGRPKPCSNIVKYKCFTYLAKVDIDLPLYAKPMTASQERKISRAFGFGNAGSVKLTASIDRSGYCPGEWALITLDVTNGTTKDLDQPSAALMQMVEFKGNGEENITKECIRKLVGTKLNKGQQLKWNNRKLTIDPVPPTSLPRSSYCIKCLYYIEIKIPLPCYNEDIKLLFPITIGTVPRNHKKRQNEMSPPSNDAFNNPDLSNSITYREQEKSTSRFEYSSNTLEFPNILYTPLTAYVVEYTPTASGTAHSTSSLKKS, encoded by the exons ATGTCCGGCATAGCGGTGACACTAGAATTGAAGGGTAACAATGTGTTTCTGGCAGGAGAACGTGTACAGGGGACTTGGTTTGTTAATGTGAATTCTGCAGCACCGGTTAAGGTAAACTTTATTACTACATACCTGATTGGGGCGACCTATGTTGAGTGGAGGGAGACCAATTATTTAAGGAGAGACTTCGAAGACGATGAGTTCAAGACCCATGAGCTGTACACCAGACAAGTTACGTCACACCCTGTcaacg GACATGGAAAGCAACTTGCCCCTGGGTATTACAAGTACCCATTTGACTACTACATTCCAAAAGACAACATGCATTCCTCTTTCGAAGGGCACCATGGGGCCACAAGATGGTTCATCAAAATTGAAATAGGAAGACCAAAGCCATGTTCCAATATTGTCAAATACAAGTGTTTCACATATCTGGCCAAGGTGGATATTGATCTACCCTTGTACGCT aaaccaATGACTGCGAGTCAAGAGAGGAAGATTTCTCGTGCCTTTGGATTCGGGAATGCTGGGTCAGTAAAACTGACTGCCAGTATAGACCGCTCTGGATACTGTCCAGGAGAGTGGGCATTGATAACAT TGGACGTAACTAATGGAACAACCAAAGATCTGGACCAACCCTCGGCAGCATTAATGCAGATGGTGGAATTCAAAGGCAATGGGGAGGAGAATATAACTAAAGAATGTATTCGGAAACTAGTGGGCACAAAATTAAACAAG GGCCAGCAGCTGAAATGGAACAACCGGAAGTTGACTATAGACCCTGTACCTCCAACGTCTCTACCGAGGTCCTCCTACTGTATCAAGTGCTTGTATTACATTGAG ATCAAGATCCCCCTTCCTTGTTACAATGAAGACATTAAATTATTGTTCCCAATCACCATAGGAACTGTGCCTCGGAACCACAAGAAAAGACAGAATGAAATGTCTCCTCCCAGCAATGATGCATTTAACAACCCAG ATCTTTCAAACAGCATTACCTACAGAGAACAGGAAAAGTCCACGTCGCGTTTCGAGTACAGCAGCAACACTCTGGAATTTCCCAACATCTTGTATACACCCCTGACAGCCTATGTCGTAGAGTATACACCCACAGCATCTGGAACCGCACACTCCACGTCCAGTCTAAAGAAATCCTAG
- the LOC128175187 gene encoding arrestin domain-containing protein 2-like isoform X2: protein MSGIAVTLELKGNNVFLAGERVQGTWFVNVNSAAPVKVNFITTYLIGATYVEWRETNYLRRDFEDDEFKTHELYTRQVTSHPVNGHGKQLAPGYYKYPFDYYIPKDNMHSSFEGHHGATRWFIKIEIGRPKPCSNIVKYKCFTYLAKVDIDLPLYAKPMTASQERKISRAFGFGNAGSVKLTASIDRSGYCPGEWALITLDVTNGTTKDLDQPSAALMQMVEFKGNGEENITKECIRKLVGTKLNKGQQLKWNNRKLTIDPVPPTSLPRSSYCIKCLYYIEELCLGTTRKDRMKCLLPAMMHLTTQIFQTALPTENRKSPRRVSSTAATLWNFPTSCIHP from the exons ATGTCCGGCATAGCGGTGACACTAGAATTGAAGGGTAACAATGTGTTTCTGGCAGGAGAACGTGTACAGGGGACTTGGTTTGTTAATGTGAATTCTGCAGCACCGGTTAAGGTAAACTTTATTACTACATACCTGATTGGGGCGACCTATGTTGAGTGGAGGGAGACCAATTATTTAAGGAGAGACTTCGAAGACGATGAGTTCAAGACCCATGAGCTGTACACCAGACAAGTTACGTCACACCCTGTcaacg GACATGGAAAGCAACTTGCCCCTGGGTATTACAAGTACCCATTTGACTACTACATTCCAAAAGACAACATGCATTCCTCTTTCGAAGGGCACCATGGGGCCACAAGATGGTTCATCAAAATTGAAATAGGAAGACCAAAGCCATGTTCCAATATTGTCAAATACAAGTGTTTCACATATCTGGCCAAGGTGGATATTGATCTACCCTTGTACGCT aaaccaATGACTGCGAGTCAAGAGAGGAAGATTTCTCGTGCCTTTGGATTCGGGAATGCTGGGTCAGTAAAACTGACTGCCAGTATAGACCGCTCTGGATACTGTCCAGGAGAGTGGGCATTGATAACAT TGGACGTAACTAATGGAACAACCAAAGATCTGGACCAACCCTCGGCAGCATTAATGCAGATGGTGGAATTCAAAGGCAATGGGGAGGAGAATATAACTAAAGAATGTATTCGGAAACTAGTGGGCACAAAATTAAACAAG GGCCAGCAGCTGAAATGGAACAACCGGAAGTTGACTATAGACCCTGTACCTCCAACGTCTCTACCGAGGTCCTCCTACTGTATCAAGTGCTTGTATTACATTGAG GAACTGTGCCTCGGAACCACAAGAAAAGACAGAATGAAATGTCTCCTCCCAGCAATGATGCATTTAACAACCCAG ATCTTTCAAACAGCATTACCTACAGAGAACAGGAAAAGTCCACGTCGCGTTTCGAGTACAGCAGCAACACTCTGGAATTTCCCAACATCTTGTATACACCCCTGA